The DNA region cgatcatgctgcaacctctcaggcggtggaggcttcagctccagttgtttctccgccgtctcccatgatTGAGGTTCCTCTGTTTGAttatccgccgtctcccacggttgagatacctacagttgtttctccgccctctcccatggttgagtcatcaggcgaggagtcctcaggcgaggagtcctcaggcgaggagtcttccggcgaggagtcatcaggcgaggcctcatccggcatgggaggatctgacgaggatagtattcctccgcctactgttgatgctgatgtcctgccgccagagcagggggagcagggggcacagggtggcgaggaggacctgatccagaggttgccgccgtttccgggggggcctgttgagctatcgctcctcacccattatgctgatcacaaggctccctgggcgtggcatgcactcctacgcacagacgagcggtatgtggaccgtcgacagttgaaggtggccacagctggggggaaggtttggaaccttgcttgtgatggtgattcagacagtcacaggcgggttcgagagttgattgagcagacgggtcttcatcagctaccctattgcagctacccggtgacagatgcaggccttattttggcccttgtggagcgatggcatgaggagactagtagcttccacatgccgttcggggagatgactatcaccttggacgacgtgtcggctcttctccatctccccatggggtcgaggttctatacgcctgggaggggagagagacgagtgtgcagcgctctgtgctcagttgatgggaggatctgttggtatttatgaggctgagtttgatacgaataggtcccagactattcgctttggggtcttgcagacccggtatgaggctgcgttggcgggtatgtcttaattattattgtattgtctttgtatctattattattgtattgttataaactattaacttaattcacttcattgtagagcaccgatatgaggacgctgcacggatttggctggtgaaccagctaggcgccacgctctttgctagcaagagcggaggctaccatacgaccgtctactggatagggatgttggaggatcttggtcgagtgtgcgagtacgcgtggggcgcgattgcgctcgctacgctatacgaccagcttagtcgagcgtccaggagggggacggcccagatgggaggttttagctcgctcctgctaggatgggtctacgagtacctttctgacTGCGTCATTATCCGTagggcggatccggagtactcgcaggaccagcctagggcgcggcggtgggctatgtcccgggtcgggcatgcaggccttgatgagaggcgagtcatgctcgatgagctgacggtggatgacgttatatggaccccatttgaggaccatcgggctcatcgaccacgggatccgagggccatgtattctggctacatccggtcgccatttggccgtgttgttcgacggcatctaccagagagggttctgcgccagtttggcttcatacaggatgtccctcgacacccctctgagatccagacgtctgggtcccttgctgagaccgcagatgctgcctttgctgagtttgcgccgcacctccgccctcaggggatccccgctacatatccgggagaggctgtggaggattgcatgaggtggtacagcgctgtgtcccatcggttcatcatccctgatgataggagggaggagttcagtgcagtggtaagtttgaattttattttccattcaattgtgattttttgttcatgatattttatttgtatctaatgtatctacattatttttgcagactgttatgcgtcgggccgtggacttgttggagcagtcactcgaggtgccagatgctcctgcagagggcacgcattcccgatccctcactgagagggcgctggatcttattagatccaatgccttcattggtacccagggggtagcctttgctgctgtccgaggagctagagctgcaggaggcagaggtcgtggagacagagcgcgtggaggcagaggccgtggaggcagagcccgtggagagggtgctcctgcagagggtgctcctgcagagggtgcgcgtggaggcagaggccgtggaggcagagcccgtggacctagaggtcgtagaggggccggtaggggtcggggcgagtgattgactgtatatttgtatattttttttgtatttttatattatgacatgtgactctttgtattaggactctctttatattaatcatgctttctattttcACTCATTATATGCCGACtcttgttttgaaaaaaacccgtataactacaccgtaaataatcaaaggcaggataagtaacataaataattcatggcaaacagtttaaagggtacacgaaattattcagaagcaacacgaaaacaaaattaatcctcagtgatatcgatgaagtcgtggggtccgctatcctgtggaaatactttgactatgttgggcaacgttatattcagataacgaacagatttactcggtgcaaacacagcaacctgcaagtaaattgcaaatttaaaagattaatgcgtacttgttcaaaggaagcaagattaatgtttaaggtaatagaccttttggagaacaagaacagatccaacagttatgacATTCCTAAATTCCCCGTCAGTGAAGGCCTTGCGATGGACGCTAGCGTCAACGGTGCCCGTAGGGTCCTAAATCAATGCAAtcgtgagagaaaatgagacaACAAATTGACGGTTAAAGAAGCTGGACAAAAGCGAGCaaataccttgagggtaactttggcatctccgaaaccattgggagtgcatgatttaataacagcaacaacactctctactctctcaacattcgttgtgattgtgcccagcggagtggcagattccaccaattgcagggctgtaagccaagcatttgaattgaaatcaggatcggtttcggttgatcTGTCTTCGAGCGCACGCCTCACAAATTCTTGGGTCGGAATGAGTAGTGTGTTAGGGTTGGATCTACGCCcatacatggcagcctggacggcgccagctggcccatgaatgagaggacgagagctgctaGAAGTGCTGCCTTGACGTTTGCAACGGCGGACTAATGCATCCCAGTCTTgttccattgtttttttttatcttcgaaagcaagacatgaagaaaaggatgaagaagaataaagaacccagagagatttatagcagaatagtcaaaagatttatggtgtttggtgGATAATACAAGTGTGGTTGGGGTTGGTTGGTGGTAGATAGTAATGTCAGGTTTCAAGTTCGTCATTTAgtggatgaaaatgacaagactctgatgatggggtggttggaaatgacaggactctgatgatggggtggttggaaatgacaggactctgatgacagagtggttgtctatgttaattatccctgatgctgattcaaaataataaggcccatcaatataacaatgaccatcaaattaatattattaaaagcaacaaatgaacatcataaaggcaaggcccatcagattaatattacagagcgtttacaaatgaatatcacacaaaagtgtggtgtcaatctgaggtgatgtctacatagctttggtgaataagaggaacaccaaaagtaacaagccAAGCTTCGTATTCTGATGTGAATCTTCCTAAACGTGTACCATATGGGGCGCACCAGCTTACTGATGTAGGATCAACATACCGTTCccactggagagcaattggcggcatagaatgtctaggagttagatggagctacattatagagaataacaataaaattagataacttgcaAATACAACAAATCAATTCACCAATTGGATATTAGTGTACTCAATCAAAAAATATCTGTACAAAGTGATTAATCACATGACCAACAGCTATAACAGGATGTACATCCGGTGGACCTTCTCCTCTTAGTGGAAGGTATGACCAACAACCCGTAGAGGAGATGGATATGAAAACCacttggaacctggttgctacaaggtatcccatctctggcagttgcatccatttatcctcggtagccggatcaccaggaggaagagtgagtcgggaatgtaaggcattaaccacatgtctggaccacatttcatcatacaaCCCTCTGTGTCTTTCAAGTTCTTCTATCAACGCTGCCCTAACCCATGACCAACTTTCCTCACCTGATGGTAGTCCGAGTAATGCAGCAACGGCTCTATAGCCACAattaccatcatcctcaacattctgaactgtttgtatatatgggtggaaaaaggctggaaaatgacccatgaaatagcttgtatcagacttcttcacacgcttcttcttctttggtggttgtgaaaccttctttgcctctctgatctccctatcaacatgttcaaaacctgaaagatcacgagtcaaggatcctattgctttaTTCTTAGGTGGTATTTTCTCATTCGCCTTAAGAGTGCGCTTGGACCTTATCTTAACCGCAGGAGTACAAAgtgaactgctttcaggacaatagatcgcttgaagcttcctccttaccatactctgccctccagtatccaaagaactgaaataatgtgtcaatgcctcaacttctggttgcatatctccatggttcatgccgcaaatatggttgctggtagtatctgcaacaggttcaggtacatgctcccaactcagtctcttccagaatggatgaattgactcatatggaactctttcataacctgcaagttcacaaaagtgtcactttcaataacaaatagaattaattgacaagagagtggttgaccggtgacctgcaagttcacaaccgcaaggtagtccatgagtctctctcaacaagcaatcgcatccgccgtaggacttcattcttatatgttcatcgtcgatgagctgcaggcatttgtttgacacaaatcctctaatatttgtgtaaaatgggaacatgaaaatgtgatcaattctgtgaatactgcgctcaaacgatgctaatatttcagtatgtcgattacatgtcaaactatgcgacgcatcccatgaagtggccaggtcacccttgcaatcccgtaacatcttcttcaaactggcatgtgcaccctcagccctgcaaacaacaaatagatatcttattaacaacaatctatcaaatgaacaaacaacgcataaattaagctcatgtaatttttttacctgttacttgttgttgttccaaagtgcatcacatgatttgtccatgccttggcgaatttctccttgtgaaccaaccatgtagtagaacaataggaggtaaagttgctgtattttgccttgcacatattaaacaattgcatccatttcacttcaaattcttcaactgttgcagcatccaccacctctgcccacttcatcataaccaactcagcaaaatcatctgtgccaacatagagtttgcactttgccaaaacacacttgttgatgtgccacaagcataataaatgtgtagtgttaggaagg from Lotus japonicus ecotype B-129 chromosome 2, LjGifu_v1.2 includes:
- the LOC130741465 gene encoding protein MAINTENANCE OF MERISTEMS-like — encoded protein: MGGSVGIYEAEFDTNRSQTIRFGVLQTRYEAALAEHRYEDAARIWLVNQLGATLFASKSGGYHTTVYWIGMLEDLGRVCEYAWGAIALATLYDQLSRASRRGTAQMGGFSSLLLGWVYEYLSDCVIIRRADPEYSQDQPRARRWAMSRVGHAGLDERRVMLDELTVDDVIWTPFEDHRAHRPRDPRAMYSGYIRSPFGRVVRRHLPERVLRQFGFIQDVPRHPSEIQTSGSLAETADAAFAEFAPHLRPQGIPATYPGEAVEDCMRWYSAVSHRFIIPDDRREEFSAVTVMRRAVDLLEQSLEVPDAPAEGTHSRSLTERALDLIRSNAFIGTQGVAFAAVRGARAAGGRGRGDRARGGRGRGGRARGEGAPAEGAPAEGARGGRGRGGRARGPRGRRGAGRGRGE